A window of the Haloquadratum walsbyi C23 genome harbors these coding sequences:
- a CDS encoding carotenoid oxygenase family protein, translating into MSTHPGFRSLQSEVDNKQLETQGTVPAWLEGTLIRNGPGLFDIDGTRVSHWFDGLAMLRRYHFSNGNIRYSNRFLRTDAYADAADGRLTGQFGTDTRGWRRLIEPLRSGLPTPTDNTNVHVARIDQEYVALTEAPRRVSFDPETLQTQTEFEFTDEITEHLTAAHLVDDQDQRELIGFATQFGRVPQYHIYKIPYESRQRERITSVDARGPAYMHDCSVTDEHIVLVEVPLVISALQTLNPFSEGIQDLLSWEPDRGMRLLVIERESGELIADPIVDSAFVFHHINAYIDDDTIILDLIEYSDNRVLDAMQMQQLDAFSSSPAPDGNPIRYQINITTGSVERSPLSDVGMELPRIAQPDVSGRHRYTYAQLTDQEGGNGLVKLDCDTGETREWWEPSVYLEEPLPIRDPNGHADDDGVVIAPALDVEEDRTTVMIFDASTLEIQARAQLPHSEPFGFHGRFFPSMQTETHPTIN; encoded by the coding sequence ATGTCGACTCACCCAGGGTTCCGCTCTCTTCAGTCAGAGGTCGATAATAAACAACTTGAGACTCAAGGGACGGTTCCTGCGTGGCTTGAGGGGACATTGATCCGGAATGGACCAGGGCTGTTTGATATTGATGGGACGCGTGTCAGCCACTGGTTCGACGGATTGGCGATGTTACGGCGATATCATTTTTCTAACGGAAACATCAGATATAGTAATCGATTCCTCCGAACTGATGCATATGCTGATGCGGCAGATGGTCGACTGACCGGTCAATTTGGGACCGATACACGAGGATGGCGGCGATTGATTGAACCGCTTCGTTCAGGACTCCCAACACCCACAGATAACACAAATGTACACGTTGCACGTATCGACCAGGAGTATGTGGCACTGACCGAGGCGCCGCGCAGAGTATCATTCGACCCTGAGACACTACAAACGCAAACCGAGTTTGAGTTTACTGATGAAATAACTGAACATCTTACCGCAGCGCATCTTGTTGATGATCAAGACCAGCGTGAGCTTATTGGATTCGCAACACAGTTTGGGCGCGTACCCCAATATCACATTTATAAAATTCCATATGAGAGTCGACAACGAGAGCGGATTACATCAGTTGACGCACGTGGACCGGCTTATATGCACGATTGTAGTGTCACAGACGAACATATCGTTCTTGTTGAGGTACCACTCGTTATTTCCGCGTTACAGACGCTTAATCCATTTTCTGAGGGAATTCAGGATCTTCTTAGTTGGGAACCCGATCGTGGAATGAGATTACTGGTAATCGAGCGGGAATCTGGTGAACTCATCGCAGACCCAATCGTGGACTCAGCATTTGTCTTTCATCATATTAATGCATATATTGATGATGATACAATTATATTAGACTTGATTGAGTACTCGGATAACCGTGTTCTTGATGCGATGCAAATGCAGCAACTCGATGCGTTCAGTTCAAGTCCAGCCCCAGATGGGAACCCTATCCGATATCAAATTAATATAACAACGGGGTCCGTTGAACGCTCGCCACTCAGCGATGTTGGTATGGAATTACCACGTATTGCACAACCTGATGTCAGCGGACGTCATCGATACACCTATGCACAGTTGACAGATCAAGAGGGCGGAAATGGACTTGTGAAGCTTGATTGTGATACTGGAGAGACACGTGAGTGGTGGGAGCCATCTGTGTATCTTGAGGAACCCCTTCCAATCCGAGACCCCAATGGTCATGCCGATGATGATGGTGTCGTGATTGCGCCAGCACTCGATGTCGAAGAAGATCGAACGACGGTGATGATATTTGACGCATCAACACTCGAAATACAAGCACGGGCTCAACTGCCGCACTCAGAGCCATTCGGATTTCATGGTCGGTTCTTCCCGTCGATGCAGACTGAGACTCACCCGACGATTAACTGA